One Cedecea neteri DNA segment encodes these proteins:
- a CDS encoding putative quinol monooxygenase has translation MAATETLTIIAMLKAKAGQQDNLKAALKALVAPSRLEPGCLDYTLFQLQQEPDTFYVRESWRGQQALDVHNSLPHFQAFVKQMDALLAEPLKLVPLDEVTV, from the coding sequence ATGGCAGCAACAGAAACTCTGACGATTATTGCCATGCTGAAGGCGAAAGCCGGCCAGCAGGATAACCTCAAAGCCGCACTGAAAGCGCTGGTTGCGCCGAGCCGCCTTGAGCCTGGCTGCCTCGACTATACGCTGTTCCAGCTTCAACAAGAGCCGGATACGTTTTACGTTCGTGAGTCGTGGCGGGGGCAGCAGGCACTCGACGTGCATAATTCTCTGCCTCACTTCCAGGCATTTGTAAAACAGATGGACGCGCTGCTGGCGGAACCGCTGAAGCTGGTACCGCTGGACGAAGTTACCGTTTAA
- a CDS encoding zinc-binding alcohol dehydrogenase family protein: MKAIAITRAAKDGSNIDALQDITLPKPVAQGRDILVAVNAISVNPVDTKVRSGFSGDAPRVLGWDAVGTVVEVGEAVTLFKPGDAVWYAGSLTRPGSNSEFQLVDERIAALKPQSVENAAAAALPLTAITAWEMLFDRLGIKENGSEDAVLLIVGAAGGVGSILTQLARRLTKATVIGTASRPESQKWVSELGAHHVIDHSKPLTEELQRIGVKHVTHVASLTNTEQHYAQLIEALIPQGKFALIDDPTALDVRALKAKSISLHWEFMFTRSMFVTSDIIEQHNLLTRVATLIDQGVLRTTLGEHYGTINADNLRRAHALLETGRAVGKIVLEGF, translated from the coding sequence ATGAAAGCTATTGCTATTACCCGCGCCGCAAAAGACGGCAGCAATATTGATGCGTTGCAGGACATCACGCTGCCGAAACCCGTTGCTCAGGGGCGCGACATTCTGGTGGCGGTGAACGCCATTTCCGTCAACCCCGTTGATACCAAAGTTCGCAGTGGCTTTAGCGGCGACGCGCCTCGTGTGCTGGGCTGGGATGCTGTTGGGACCGTTGTGGAAGTGGGTGAAGCCGTCACGCTGTTCAAGCCCGGCGATGCCGTGTGGTATGCCGGGTCTCTGACCCGCCCGGGCAGCAACAGTGAGTTTCAACTGGTGGACGAGCGCATTGCGGCACTCAAACCTCAGTCCGTGGAAAATGCCGCTGCTGCCGCATTACCGCTGACGGCGATCACCGCGTGGGAAATGCTTTTCGATCGCCTGGGTATTAAGGAAAACGGCAGCGAAGATGCAGTGCTGCTGATTGTGGGCGCTGCCGGTGGTGTGGGATCAATTCTGACGCAGCTTGCCCGCAGGCTGACGAAAGCCACCGTGATTGGCACCGCCTCTCGCCCTGAAAGTCAAAAATGGGTGAGCGAACTCGGTGCCCACCACGTCATCGACCACAGTAAACCGCTGACGGAAGAATTGCAGCGCATTGGCGTGAAACACGTTACGCACGTTGCCAGCCTGACCAATACTGAACAACATTATGCCCAGCTGATTGAGGCGCTCATCCCGCAGGGGAAATTTGCGCTGATTGATGACCCGACAGCGCTGGACGTTCGCGCGCTGAAGGCCAAAAGTATTTCGCTGCACTGGGAGTTTATGTTCACCCGCTCGATGTTCGTCACCAGCGATATTATTGAGCAGCACAACCTGCTGACGCGCGTGGCTACGCTTATCGACCAGGGCGTATTAAGAACTACGCTCGGTGAACACTATGGCACAATTAACGCGGATAACCTTCGCCGTGCCCATGCGCTGCTGGAAACCGGGCGTGCGGTGGGCAAAATTGTGCTGGAGGGGTTCTGA
- a CDS encoding LysR family transcriptional regulator: MLRLEDLALFVRAAALNSFSDTAREAGLQPAQVSTAIKRLEQNLNIRLFARSTRSLRLTPEGEAWLPYAQQVLQTLDAGYEQIQPPSDEVRGTLQIAVPSDLGRNLLLDVFQQFRSTYPALSLKLLFSDRITDVFKDPVDVAFRYGNNDDASYIALPVAPENRRVLVASPAYLARYGEPETLADLAQHNALTFVLRGRVHNSWSFSLRGKMQQVAVKGSMMSDDAEVIHRLAVKGEGITYKSWLDVSEDVQAGRLKLLLPQYEGDSIPLNLICPHRKQLSTTVRLLHEAVKARCENAMRTLPAIEA; the protein is encoded by the coding sequence ATGCTCAGGCTGGAAGACCTTGCGCTGTTTGTCAGGGCGGCGGCGTTAAACAGTTTTAGCGATACCGCCAGGGAAGCCGGCCTGCAGCCGGCCCAGGTCAGCACCGCCATTAAGCGCCTGGAGCAGAATCTTAATATTCGTCTGTTCGCCCGCTCAACGCGCAGCCTGCGCCTGACCCCCGAAGGCGAAGCCTGGCTGCCTTACGCCCAGCAGGTGCTGCAGACACTGGATGCCGGGTATGAACAGATCCAGCCCCCCAGCGATGAAGTACGCGGCACGTTACAAATCGCCGTCCCTTCCGATCTTGGGCGCAATCTCCTGTTGGATGTTTTTCAGCAATTTCGCAGTACTTACCCGGCGTTAAGCCTGAAACTTCTGTTTTCCGATCGAATCACCGATGTGTTTAAAGATCCGGTGGATGTGGCTTTTCGCTACGGCAACAATGATGACGCGTCGTATATCGCCCTGCCCGTCGCGCCAGAAAACCGCCGCGTGCTGGTCGCTTCTCCAGCTTACCTGGCGCGCTATGGCGAACCTGAAACCCTTGCCGATCTGGCCCAACACAATGCGCTGACGTTTGTACTTCGCGGGCGGGTGCACAATAGCTGGTCGTTCAGCCTGCGTGGCAAAATGCAGCAGGTGGCGGTGAAAGGTTCGATGATGAGCGATGATGCGGAAGTCATTCACCGGCTGGCGGTAAAAGGGGAAGGCATTACCTACAAATCCTGGCTGGATGTCAGCGAAGATGTGCAGGCAGGCCGCTTAAAGCTGCTGCTGCCGCAGTATGAAGGGGACAGTATTCCGCTGAATCTGATTTGCCCGCACCGTAAACAGCTGTCTACCACGGTGCGGCTGCTACATGAAGCGGTCAAGGCGCGCTGCGAAAACGCGATGCGCACCCTGCCCGCTATCGAAGCTTAA
- a CDS encoding methyl-accepting chemotaxis protein, producing the protein MGMLKNFTVRRVLLTVLGLFCLLWSAVGVFTVYSLAKLGDGNAVDHQLVSQMTILSKGNDQYFRFITRLSRVMEAKAAGEATDFKPVQEALDNMKSELERLKSVSPGPMDPAVSADIIEKWQQLLDNGVAVQMQLAQQGSAADYRQQATQVTPPLSRAFGASSNKFTAVAEERLDRTRVAVDSLTRLMKVTVLVAIVIGLLILLFTDRYLVNLLVKPLDRIRDHFSVIAKGDLSHPVEDFGRNCVGKLFPLLAEMQGSLRDAVSAIRSGTENIYRGSAEISSGNNDLSSRTEEQAAALEETAASMEQLTATVKFNAENARQASSIAEKASQTASRSGKLVGDVVITMEGISDSSRKISEITSVINSIAFQTNILALNAAVEAARAGEQGRGFAVVAGEVRNLASRSAGAAKEIETLIADSVNRVNSGAALVNEAGNTMKEVLKAVSDTTQIMKQIASATDEQSKGISQVSVAVSEMDSVTQQNAALVEQISAAAAALEGQTEMLQKAVARFRLSGREEQAVVETKVKPQTKAAAATTAGDDWVTF; encoded by the coding sequence ATGGGAATGTTAAAGAATTTTACCGTACGCCGGGTGCTGCTCACTGTGCTGGGGCTGTTTTGCCTGCTGTGGTCAGCCGTGGGCGTGTTTACCGTTTATTCGCTGGCGAAACTGGGGGACGGTAACGCCGTTGACCATCAGCTGGTGTCGCAAATGACGATACTCAGCAAAGGAAACGACCAGTATTTTCGCTTTATTACCCGTCTTTCGCGGGTGATGGAAGCGAAGGCGGCGGGGGAAGCTACCGATTTTAAGCCCGTGCAGGAAGCGCTGGATAACATGAAAAGCGAGCTTGAGCGCCTGAAAAGCGTTTCGCCTGGGCCAATGGATCCGGCCGTTTCCGCCGACATTATCGAAAAATGGCAGCAGCTTTTAGATAACGGCGTGGCGGTGCAGATGCAGCTTGCTCAGCAAGGAAGCGCGGCGGATTATCGCCAGCAGGCCACCCAGGTCACGCCGCCGCTCAGCCGTGCCTTCGGAGCCAGCAGCAATAAGTTTACTGCCGTGGCAGAAGAACGTCTGGATCGGACTCGGGTTGCCGTGGACTCGCTGACTCGCCTGATGAAAGTCACCGTATTGGTGGCGATTGTGATTGGGCTACTGATCCTGCTGTTTACCGATCGTTATCTGGTGAACCTGCTGGTGAAACCTCTGGACCGAATTCGGGATCATTTCTCGGTTATTGCGAAAGGCGATCTCAGCCACCCGGTTGAGGACTTTGGGCGTAACTGTGTCGGCAAACTGTTCCCTCTACTGGCCGAGATGCAGGGCAGCCTGCGTGATGCGGTGAGCGCGATTCGCAGCGGCACGGAGAACATTTATCGTGGCTCGGCGGAGATCTCTTCCGGCAATAACGATCTCTCTTCTCGCACCGAAGAACAGGCTGCCGCGCTGGAAGAAACCGCCGCCAGCATGGAGCAGCTCACGGCCACGGTTAAATTCAACGCCGAGAATGCCCGCCAGGCCAGCAGCATTGCGGAAAAAGCCTCCCAAACCGCCAGCCGCAGCGGCAAGCTGGTGGGCGACGTGGTTATCACGATGGAAGGGATCTCCGACAGCTCCCGCAAAATTAGCGAGATCACAAGCGTCATCAACAGCATTGCCTTCCAGACCAACATTCTGGCGCTAAATGCTGCCGTTGAGGCCGCGCGCGCTGGCGAACAGGGCCGAGGTTTTGCGGTGGTAGCGGGGGAAGTGCGCAACCTGGCCAGCCGCAGCGCGGGCGCTGCGAAAGAGATTGAAACGCTGATTGCCGACTCAGTGAATCGGGTGAACAGCGGCGCGGCGCTGGTGAACGAGGCTGGCAACACCATGAAAGAAGTGCTGAAGGCCGTATCCGACACGACGCAAATCATGAAGCAAATTGCCTCGGCGACGGATGAGCAGAGCAAAGGTATTTCTCAGGTGAGCGTGGCGGTCAGCGAAATGGACAGTGTGACTCAGCAAAACGCTGCGCTGGTGGAGCAGATCTCCGCTGCAGCGGCGGCGCTCGAAGGCCAGACTGAAATGCTGCAAAAAGCGGTAGCGCGTTTCCGCCTGTCCGGGCGCGAAGAACAGGCCGTGGTGGAAACGAAGGTCAAACCTCAGACAAAAGCCGCCGCTGCCACCACGGCAGGTGATGACTGGGTCACGTTTTAA
- a CDS encoding AMP nucleosidase, with the protein MNNNVVCQGLTPAEALDKLEALYENSVTALRDAIALYTQHGTLPDVDARSDGLFVYPELRVSWDGVPRGPKNTRSYARFTHSGSYTTTVTRPALFKSYLHEQLSLLSEDYGVHIEVGPSQHEIPYPYVIDGLNLDRTMSAGLTRHFPTTELSQIGDETADGLFHPTEAWPLSHFDARRVDFSLARLRHYTGTPVEHFQPFVLFTNYTRYVDEFVRWGCQQILDPDSPYIALSCAGGTWLTAETEAPEEAISDLAWKKHQMPAWHLIDKNGSGITLINIGVGPSNAKTICDHLAVLRPDAWLMIGHCGGLRESQQIGDYVLAHAYLRDDHVLDAVLPPDIPIPSIAEVQRALYDATKQVSGMPGEEVKQRLRTGTVVTTDDRNWELRYSASALRFNLSRAVAIDMESATIAAQGYRFRVPYGTLLCVSDKPLHGEIKLPGQANRFYEGAISEHLQIGIRAIDLLRAEGEKLHSRKLRTFNEPPFR; encoded by the coding sequence ATGAATAATAACGTTGTATGCCAGGGGCTGACGCCTGCTGAAGCCCTGGACAAGCTGGAAGCGCTGTATGAAAACTCGGTAACCGCCCTTCGCGATGCGATTGCCCTCTACACTCAACATGGCACGCTGCCGGACGTAGACGCGCGTTCCGACGGGCTGTTTGTCTACCCTGAACTGCGGGTGAGCTGGGACGGCGTTCCCCGTGGCCCGAAAAACACCCGCTCCTATGCCCGCTTTACCCACTCCGGCAGCTACACCACCACGGTGACCCGTCCCGCGCTGTTTAAGAGCTACCTGCACGAGCAGTTGAGCCTGCTGAGCGAAGACTATGGCGTGCACATTGAGGTTGGCCCTTCTCAGCACGAGATCCCTTACCCATACGTGATTGACGGCCTGAACCTGGACCGCACGATGAGTGCCGGGCTGACGCGCCATTTCCCAACCACCGAGCTATCGCAAATTGGCGATGAAACCGCCGATGGCCTGTTCCACCCGACAGAAGCCTGGCCGCTGTCGCACTTTGACGCCCGCCGCGTGGATTTCTCGCTGGCTCGCCTGCGCCACTACACCGGCACGCCGGTGGAACACTTCCAGCCCTTCGTGCTGTTCACCAACTACACGCGCTATGTGGACGAGTTTGTTCGCTGGGGCTGCCAGCAAATCCTTGACCCGGACAGCCCGTATATCGCCCTGTCCTGCGCCGGAGGCACCTGGCTTACCGCCGAAACCGAAGCCCCGGAAGAGGCAATTTCCGACCTGGCGTGGAAGAAACACCAGATGCCCGCCTGGCACCTGATCGATAAAAACGGCAGCGGCATTACGCTGATTAACATTGGCGTCGGCCCGTCCAACGCCAAAACCATCTGCGACCACCTCGCAGTACTGCGCCCCGATGCCTGGCTGATGATTGGCCACTGCGGCGGCCTGCGTGAAAGCCAGCAAATTGGCGACTATGTGCTGGCCCACGCCTACCTGCGCGACGATCACGTGCTGGATGCGGTGCTGCCGCCGGATATTCCTATCCCAAGCATCGCCGAGGTGCAGCGTGCCCTTTATGACGCCACCAAACAAGTGAGCGGCATGCCGGGCGAAGAAGTGAAACAGCGCCTGCGTACCGGGACGGTAGTCACCACCGATGACCGCAACTGGGAGCTGCGTTATTCAGCTTCTGCGCTGCGCTTTAACCTCAGCCGCGCGGTGGCTATCGACATGGAAAGTGCAACGATTGCTGCCCAGGGTTATCGCTTCCGTGTGCCGTACGGCACGCTGCTGTGCGTATCAGACAAACCGCTGCACGGCGAAATCAAGCTGCCGGGCCAGGCTAACCGTTTCTATGAAGGGGCGATTTCCGAGCACCTGCAGATTGGCATTCGCGCCATTGATTTGCTGCGCGCCGAAGGTGAAAAGCTGCACTCGCGCAAGCTGCGTACCTTCAATGAGCCGCCGTTCCGTTAA
- a CDS encoding aminopeptidase P family protein translates to MQHTSSLGALRVLLRERELDGIIVPRADAHQSEYCAPHDNKLEFISGFTGSAGLALVLADRALLFVDGRYQVQARHQVNLAEFEIHHLHDEPLHLWLRDNLPAGKRIAFEPLLMVNSQYESLRTSGCDLVAVDDDPLDTIWPDRPAAPCGEIIAMPDEISGESAASKRERIAQGLSTTGADYLALTQPDNIAWLLNVRGADIPMSPVPHSFALLSADGDIEWFVAEDKLRKLNKAWLNGITIRPMSEFLARCQQVATGKRILIDADSAPVAVRFAVEQGGGSVLWAPDPVTLIKANKNDTELAGYRDSHIEDGVAWVNFLAWLTREVPRREAAGNPVTELEAQEKQLSFRQQGSTFTEQSFSTISAAGSNAAMCHYHSSPETNFALTAAQFYLNDSGGQYINGTTDATRTLSFGELDATRRLHYTAVLKGFLALISLQFPQGTQGHQLDAFARRPLWELGLDYDHGTGHGVGHRLMIHENPHRMAKKVNPWPMLPGNIITIEPGYYQADSHGIRIENQVEVIASQTGFCKFSSLTLIPIDLSAVNVDLLSPQDIAWLDDYHRQVRETLSPRVNEEARQWLDAATLPVSQLRKQ, encoded by the coding sequence ATGCAACACACTTCATCACTCGGCGCACTTCGTGTGCTGCTCAGGGAGCGCGAACTGGATGGGATCATCGTGCCACGTGCCGACGCCCATCAGAGCGAATACTGCGCGCCTCATGACAATAAACTCGAGTTCATCAGTGGCTTTACCGGTTCCGCCGGGCTGGCGCTAGTGCTTGCCGACCGCGCCCTGCTATTTGTGGACGGGCGCTATCAGGTTCAGGCTCGCCATCAGGTGAACCTGGCAGAGTTCGAGATTCATCATCTGCACGACGAGCCGCTGCACCTTTGGCTACGAGACAATCTTCCGGCGGGCAAACGCATTGCCTTCGAACCGCTGCTGATGGTCAACAGCCAGTACGAAAGCCTGCGCACCAGCGGCTGCGATCTGGTGGCTGTGGATGACGATCCGCTCGATACTATCTGGCCTGACCGCCCGGCGGCACCCTGCGGGGAAATCATCGCCATGCCGGACGAAATCAGTGGCGAAAGCGCTGCGTCAAAGCGTGAGCGGATCGCCCAAGGGCTGAGCACAACCGGGGCGGATTATCTGGCGCTGACGCAGCCGGACAACATCGCCTGGCTGCTGAACGTGCGTGGTGCCGATATTCCGATGAGCCCGGTGCCGCACTCCTTCGCGCTATTGAGCGCCGACGGTGACATCGAATGGTTTGTAGCAGAAGACAAACTGCGGAAGCTGAATAAAGCCTGGCTCAACGGCATCACGATCCGCCCGATGAGTGAATTCCTTGCCCGTTGCCAGCAAGTAGCGACAGGGAAACGCATCCTCATCGACGCGGACTCTGCGCCGGTCGCCGTGCGCTTTGCCGTGGAGCAAGGCGGGGGCAGCGTGCTGTGGGCACCGGACCCTGTCACGCTAATCAAAGCCAATAAAAACGACACCGAGCTGGCGGGCTACCGCGACAGCCACATCGAAGACGGCGTGGCCTGGGTGAATTTCCTTGCCTGGCTGACCCGGGAAGTGCCGCGCCGCGAAGCCGCAGGCAATCCAGTCACCGAGCTGGAAGCCCAGGAAAAACAGCTGAGCTTCCGCCAACAGGGCTCCACCTTTACCGAGCAAAGCTTCAGCACCATTTCCGCAGCAGGCAGCAACGCCGCGATGTGCCACTACCACTCTTCGCCGGAAACGAATTTCGCCCTTACTGCCGCGCAGTTCTACCTCAATGATTCCGGCGGGCAGTATATCAACGGCACGACGGACGCCACCCGCACGCTCAGCTTTGGCGAGCTGGATGCCACCCGCCGCCTGCACTACACCGCCGTGCTGAAAGGCTTCCTGGCGCTGATCTCGCTGCAGTTCCCGCAGGGGACTCAGGGCCACCAGCTCGATGCCTTTGCCCGCCGCCCTCTCTGGGAGCTGGGGCTGGACTACGACCACGGCACCGGGCACGGCGTTGGCCACCGGCTGATGATCCACGAAAACCCGCATCGCATGGCGAAGAAGGTGAACCCGTGGCCGATGCTGCCGGGCAATATCATCACCATCGAGCCGGGGTATTACCAGGCGGACAGCCACGGGATCCGCATCGAAAACCAGGTCGAGGTCATTGCCTCCCAGACTGGCTTCTGCAAATTCTCATCGCTGACTCTGATCCCTATCGACCTGTCAGCCGTCAACGTTGATTTGCTCAGCCCGCAGGACATCGCCTGGCTTGACGATTACCACCGGCAGGTACGGGAAACGCTCTCCCCGCGCGTGAACGAAGAAGCTCGTCAGTGGCTTGATGCCGCCACATTGCCCGTCAGTCAACTGCGCAAGCAGTAA
- a CDS encoding AAA domain-containing protein, whose translation MVTIVVDGEDKTAKISNWTLYNSKSNDTVHLTCHFPSGKTYTRPLSVCRVIPTVETNSNILFRKGQPNAQRIDKAQIIGNKYALIKYVDSEKIWIYKFEDIQLVTESSLKQSSVFSYFRRIAEQRALQASAGKENIAGNIVRQMDKLIAHPDTALEAYCSGQNASRPAPENFIYPFGLNESQMQAIQKAFSHQISVIEGPPGTGKTQTILNIIANILLSNGTVAVVSNNNSAVDNVYEKLGKVGLDYLVAKLGSTEKRAAFFDKQPSKPFEQIISAPEKMQLTEQIKKLKNHLSTQGDVAKLQAEIDELNIEDKYLQQWLEEHTLNTLPDVTGFGLKKEKITDLMAFINAVPDDKLDWRHRLSLLFRFGIFRTKPLNTRQKRQTLFIALQHYFYRSRLQQAQRELIEKENFLEKNKFEELLQHVTSGSLAFLKQYLKHAIPVNIKFSADTYHEQFADFIQRYPIIGSSTHSIANSLAQGKLLDYVIIDEASQQDIVPGILALACARNVIVVGDRKQLPHVPEKTAITAPKPYYDCNSKSLLDSLFGVYDESLPVTLLKEHYRCHPRIIHFCNKQFYDNQLVVMTRDKGEDALSLIITAKGNHARGYKNQREIESFMEVSDSSSNSCGFISPYNAQVSLSEQMLPSEFITSTVHKFQGRECEQIVFSTVIDKKMDAKTLDFVDDPHLINVAVSRAQKRFTLTTGENVFTGNNKHIAALVRYMKYYSNEAQIHYSPVVSAFDLLYQEYDRSLDRLRRRLSAKDSFYLSEQIATRVIKDVLQRAEYHSLVFHKQILLQQLVKNSNIRLSQRQKEFLAQGASCDFVFYFHVGKLPLAVIEIDGHHHEMPKQRERDELKNTILKESGIALLRLKTTDSKVEEKIANFLLSSMLENQVELVG comes from the coding sequence ATGGTCACCATCGTTGTTGATGGGGAAGATAAAACCGCCAAAATTTCAAACTGGACACTATATAATTCCAAAAGTAACGACACCGTTCATTTGACATGCCATTTCCCCTCAGGGAAAACATACACTCGTCCCCTTAGCGTCTGCCGTGTGATCCCCACAGTGGAAACTAATAGCAACATATTGTTCCGTAAAGGCCAGCCAAACGCACAACGTATCGATAAAGCGCAAATTATTGGTAATAAATATGCACTTATTAAATATGTTGATTCTGAAAAAATTTGGATTTATAAATTCGAAGATATCCAGTTAGTCACCGAGTCCTCTTTAAAGCAGAGTTCCGTTTTTTCATACTTTCGTCGTATTGCTGAACAACGTGCTTTGCAGGCCTCGGCGGGGAAAGAAAACATTGCTGGAAACATTGTCAGACAGATGGACAAGCTCATTGCTCATCCTGACACCGCGCTTGAAGCTTATTGTTCCGGTCAAAATGCATCCCGTCCTGCTCCAGAGAATTTCATCTATCCCTTCGGATTGAATGAAAGCCAAATGCAGGCGATACAGAAAGCCTTTAGCCATCAAATATCTGTCATCGAAGGTCCTCCTGGCACTGGAAAGACCCAGACCATATTGAATATTATTGCAAACATTCTGCTTAGCAACGGTACCGTTGCCGTTGTCTCAAATAACAATTCTGCGGTCGATAACGTCTACGAAAAACTTGGGAAAGTGGGTCTTGATTACCTGGTGGCAAAACTGGGCAGTACGGAAAAACGAGCAGCGTTCTTTGATAAACAACCCTCAAAACCTTTCGAGCAAATCATTTCTGCGCCCGAAAAAATGCAGCTAACCGAGCAAATTAAAAAACTTAAAAATCACTTAAGCACACAAGGTGATGTCGCAAAACTACAGGCAGAAATTGATGAACTAAACATAGAAGACAAATACCTTCAGCAGTGGCTTGAAGAACATACTCTTAACACGCTGCCAGATGTGACAGGCTTCGGACTAAAAAAAGAGAAAATTACCGATCTTATGGCGTTCATTAACGCTGTGCCCGACGATAAACTCGACTGGCGTCATCGCCTGTCGCTCCTTTTTAGATTTGGCATCTTCAGAACAAAGCCACTGAATACCCGGCAGAAAAGGCAAACACTCTTCATTGCTCTTCAGCACTATTTCTACAGATCGCGACTGCAGCAAGCACAACGTGAGTTAATCGAAAAAGAAAATTTTCTAGAAAAAAATAAGTTTGAAGAATTATTGCAGCATGTCACCTCAGGTTCTCTGGCATTTTTGAAGCAGTATCTAAAACATGCCATTCCGGTAAACATTAAGTTTTCAGCAGATACTTACCATGAACAATTTGCCGACTTTATCCAGCGCTACCCTATTATTGGCAGCAGCACGCATTCTATCGCAAACTCATTAGCTCAGGGTAAGCTGCTGGACTATGTCATTATCGATGAAGCTTCTCAGCAGGATATTGTCCCGGGGATTCTGGCGCTGGCATGCGCCCGAAATGTGATTGTGGTCGGCGATCGTAAACAACTCCCACACGTACCGGAGAAAACAGCTATTACGGCCCCGAAACCTTATTATGACTGCAACAGTAAAAGCCTGCTGGATTCACTGTTCGGCGTATACGACGAGTCTCTTCCCGTCACATTGCTGAAAGAGCACTATCGCTGTCATCCCAGGATTATTCATTTCTGCAACAAGCAATTTTATGACAATCAGCTCGTTGTTATGACCCGTGATAAAGGTGAGGATGCTCTCTCTTTGATTATTACCGCAAAAGGTAACCATGCCCGAGGCTATAAAAATCAGCGAGAAATTGAATCTTTCATGGAAGTCTCCGATAGTAGCTCGAATAGCTGCGGCTTTATCTCTCCGTACAACGCACAAGTTTCACTTTCTGAACAAATGCTGCCGTCGGAATTTATTACCTCGACCGTCCATAAATTCCAGGGAAGAGAATGTGAGCAGATTGTTTTTTCAACCGTTATAGACAAAAAAATGGATGCCAAAACACTCGATTTTGTAGACGACCCACACTTAATTAATGTGGCTGTTTCAAGGGCACAAAAACGCTTTACCTTAACAACAGGGGAAAATGTTTTCACTGGTAATAACAAACATATCGCGGCGCTAGTACGTTACATGAAATACTATTCCAACGAGGCGCAGATTCATTACAGCCCCGTAGTCAGCGCTTTCGACTTGCTCTATCAAGAGTACGATCGCTCATTAGACAGGTTAAGGCGCAGGCTAAGTGCAAAAGACTCCTTTTACCTGTCAGAGCAGATTGCAACGCGTGTAATAAAAGACGTACTGCAACGAGCAGAGTACCATTCGCTTGTTTTCCATAAGCAAATTTTGCTACAACAGCTGGTAAAGAATTCCAATATCCGTTTAAGTCAACGTCAAAAAGAGTTTTTGGCACAAGGCGCTAGCTGTGATTTTGTTTTTTATTTTCACGTTGGAAAACTGCCTCTCGCAGTTATTGAAATAGACGGCCATCACCACGAAATGCCCAAACAACGTGAACGTGATGAATTGAAAAATACAATCCTGAAAGAGAGTGGTATTGCGCTGCTGAGACTCAAAACTACCGATAGCAAAGTTGAGGAAAAGATAGCGAACTTTCTTCTGTCGAGCATGCTGGAAAACCAGGTAGAGTTAGTAGGATAG